The following are from one region of the Paenibacillus sabinae T27 genome:
- a CDS encoding ArsR/SmtB family transcription factor, with translation MAAAEKHDVFQAIADPTRRQVLKLLSEKERPISEIAAHFPVSRTAIAKHLRILSEAELVSGRKAGREKLYRLHPEPLRELQDWLSYYERFWSNKLSILKHIVENEE, from the coding sequence ATGGCGGCGGCGGAGAAGCATGATGTGTTTCAGGCGATTGCCGATCCGACCCGCCGGCAGGTGCTGAAGCTGCTTTCCGAGAAGGAGAGGCCGATCTCTGAGATTGCCGCCCATTTTCCGGTAAGCCGTACGGCTATTGCCAAGCATCTGCGTATCCTGTCTGAGGCGGAGCTGGTCAGCGGCCGCAAGGCCGGCAGGGAGAAGCTGTACCGCCTGCACCCGGAACCGCTGCGGGAGCTTCAGGATTGGCTGTCGTATTACGAACGGTTCTGGAGCAACAAGCTGTCCATTCTGAAGCATATCGTCGAAAATGAAGAATAA
- a CDS encoding type B 50S ribosomal protein L31: MREGIHPKYQPVIFYDASADFKFLSASTKSSNETMEWEDGNTYPVIRVDSSSASHPFYTGRQKNIDTGGRIDRFNQRLNYKK, encoded by the coding sequence ATGAGAGAAGGCATTCATCCGAAATACCAGCCGGTCATTTTCTATGATGCCAGCGCGGATTTTAAATTTCTGAGCGCTTCCACCAAGTCTTCGAACGAGACGATGGAGTGGGAGGACGGCAATACGTATCCGGTGATCCGGGTCGATTCCAGCTCGGCTTCCCATCCTTTCTATACCGGAAGACAGAAGAATATCGACACCGGCGGCCGCATCGACCGCTTCAATCAGCGGCTGAACTACAAGAAATAA
- a CDS encoding potassium channel family protein, with protein MTAIHFLLKLSTMMTNVRKRTIGLSILLFVGISATVAFLLEPDTFGSWFNSFYWVMTTMATVGYGDFFAKTVIGKIFTIFLYIFGIGLLSLVIGKVIDAIAEIGRQRRAGRLPFFGEDHVILINWSKKAQAAVGEILSYTPDGHIVVIDESGQHPLEQMKQVHFISGDPSSDDILVKAGLAKAKAAIIFGDIRIDEPALVDGKSLLIASSIERIAPDVHTTVEIMQEKNVQNFRHVRVNDFVLSHDAVSRLAVRAALQEGNPEVITQLISRSHGDDIYEVPVDRSWKTYGDAFQDLLRQGATLIADRHDLGINRRLDDPIPADARLYVVSDEATYRKIAGKTG; from the coding sequence GTGACTGCCATTCACTTTTTGTTAAAGCTGTCTACTATGATGACCAACGTCAGGAAAAGAACGATCGGTCTGAGCATTCTCTTGTTTGTCGGGATTAGTGCAACGGTTGCCTTCCTGCTGGAACCGGATACGTTCGGCAGCTGGTTCAATTCATTCTATTGGGTGATGACGACTATGGCGACGGTCGGATACGGGGACTTTTTTGCTAAGACCGTCATCGGCAAAATATTTACGATTTTTCTATACATTTTCGGCATCGGGCTGCTTAGTCTCGTGATCGGAAAGGTTATCGACGCAATCGCGGAAATTGGAAGGCAGAGGAGGGCGGGGAGGTTGCCGTTTTTTGGAGAGGATCATGTTATTCTTATCAACTGGAGCAAAAAGGCGCAGGCGGCGGTAGGCGAAATTCTCAGCTATACGCCGGACGGTCACATCGTTGTTATCGACGAATCGGGTCAGCATCCGCTGGAGCAGATGAAGCAGGTTCATTTCATCAGCGGCGACCCTTCCTCCGACGATATCCTGGTGAAGGCGGGACTCGCCAAGGCCAAGGCGGCCATTATTTTCGGCGATATCCGGATCGACGAGCCCGCGCTCGTGGACGGCAAATCGCTGCTGATCGCTTCCAGCATTGAACGCATTGCGCCGGATGTACATACCACTGTGGAAATCATGCAGGAGAAGAACGTGCAGAACTTCCGGCATGTCCGGGTCAACGACTTCGTCCTGTCGCATGACGCCGTCTCCCGGCTGGCGGTAAGAGCGGCGCTGCAGGAGGGGAATCCCGAGGTCATTACACAGCTTATCAGCCGCTCCCATGGCGACGATATTTACGAGGTGCCGGTAGACCGGTCGTGGAAAACCTACGGGGACGCTTTTCAGGACCTGCTGCGCCAAGGGGCCACCCTGATCGCCGACCGCCATGATCTTGGGATCAACCGCAGGCTGGACGATCCGATCCCGGCGGATGCGAGGCTGTATGTCGTCTCCGACGAGGCCACCTACCGGAAAATCGCGGGCAAAACGGGATAA
- a CDS encoding GNAT family N-acetyltransferase produces MASIRTLNEVPLSTALEAWNTGFADYYVDLSMKSLAFVSRMNNEDLLPEQSIVLFDGERPAGLTLNGIRMVNGSKVAWNGGTAVAPFYRGKGGGRQLLEESIRRYREEGVDLATLEVFVQNAPAIALYERCGYVNKGMTRFYELPAGARPSRDSSLGAAAPIEVREADVAEVALLPFYRHRGPWQTHWLSLKGDRCLIAEQEGQAAGYLPFRRIYSGTGELSALLIYPCGVAGGRMDAEAIADTLLSRLLSSIPDGTGARAVHIPAADAFFTAVLERAGFVPAHELLYMELALTDTVPS; encoded by the coding sequence ATGGCCAGTATCAGAACACTGAACGAGGTGCCGCTGAGTACGGCGCTGGAAGCTTGGAATACGGGATTTGCGGACTATTATGTTGATTTGTCGATGAAATCGCTGGCTTTTGTCTCCCGGATGAACAATGAGGATCTGCTGCCCGAGCAGTCCATCGTGCTCTTCGATGGTGAGCGGCCGGCGGGCCTAACGCTGAACGGCATCCGCATGGTGAACGGAAGCAAGGTGGCCTGGAACGGGGGGACCGCCGTCGCCCCCTTTTACCGGGGCAAGGGAGGCGGGCGCCAGCTGCTGGAGGAGAGCATCCGGCGCTACCGGGAGGAAGGCGTCGATCTGGCGACACTGGAAGTGTTCGTGCAGAACGCCCCGGCCATTGCGCTGTATGAGCGGTGCGGCTATGTGAACAAGGGCATGACGCGGTTTTACGAGCTGCCCGCCGGAGCCCGGCCGTCAAGGGACTCGTCTCTTGGGGCGGCCGCTCCGATTGAGGTTCGGGAAGCCGACGTGGCCGAGGTGGCATTGCTTCCCTTCTACCGCCACCGCGGGCCGTGGCAGACGCACTGGCTGAGCCTGAAGGGCGATCGCTGCCTGATCGCGGAGCAGGAAGGACAAGCGGCCGGATATCTTCCGTTCCGGCGGATTTATTCTGGGACCGGCGAGTTGTCCGCGCTGCTGATTTATCCGTGCGGCGTGGCAGGCGGCCGCATGGACGCGGAGGCGATCGCGGACACGCTGCTGTCCCGGCTGCTCTCCAGCATCCCGGACGGCACGGGAGCTAGAGCCGTTCATATTCCGGCCGCTGACGCCTTTTTTACAGCTGTACTGGAGCGGGCCGGCTTTGTCCCGGCACATGAGCTGCTGTATATGGAGCTGGCATTGACGGATACCGTGCCATCATAG
- a CDS encoding NAD(P)-dependent oxidoreductase, whose translation MEQRKAIAIIGGTGKAGRYLARTALESGYSVRMLARNPDKVNMKDDRLQVIAGDAQNVRDIRSLLEGCHAVINTFGQPVRAEPHYSSVTHTVLTVMREYGITRYIGVAGGSLDVQGDRKSLSSRIVSALFAILYGKMISDRKKELELLRQSDIQWTLVRLPFVVEGLETGRIKENLRDIPGRRITNSDIAKFLVGQIHETKYVNKAPCISN comes from the coding sequence TTGGAACAACGGAAGGCGATAGCCATCATCGGAGGAACAGGCAAAGCAGGCCGTTATCTCGCGCGAACAGCGCTGGAGAGCGGCTACAGCGTTCGTATGCTTGCCCGGAATCCGGATAAAGTGAACATGAAGGACGACCGACTGCAGGTGATTGCCGGAGACGCCCAAAACGTGCGGGACATTCGTTCACTGCTGGAGGGCTGCCATGCCGTGATTAACACCTTTGGGCAGCCTGTAAGAGCCGAACCGCATTACAGCAGCGTCACCCATACGGTCCTCACGGTCATGCGAGAGTACGGAATTACCCGGTACATAGGGGTTGCAGGCGGTTCGCTGGACGTCCAGGGCGACAGGAAGTCGTTATCAAGCCGGATCGTCTCCGCCCTGTTCGCCATTTTGTACGGCAAGATGATCTCGGACCGCAAAAAGGAACTGGAGCTGCTTAGGCAAAGCGATATCCAGTGGACTCTGGTGCGTCTGCCTTTTGTGGTAGAGGGATTGGAAACGGGGCGCATCAAGGAAAATCTAAGGGACATTCCGGGAAGACGCATTACCAATTCGGACATCGCGAAATTTCTCGTCGGCCAGATCCACGAAACGAAATACGTTAATAAAGCGCCCTGCATTTCAAATTGA
- a CDS encoding TetR/AcrR family transcriptional regulator codes for MKQRILAEARQEIYKSGFRFTMADMAKRCGLSTKTIYQVYSSKEELILDMVRLAIDELAQTEQSIVSDPKLGTMDKLRALLVLFPRDFQFFDIKRLHELQRYYPNVWSIVDSFLTEQWDGVTQMLAAAQAEGLLEDFNKVLFIQLYIGGLYRLMEQSSAGGITITLRQALDEMVDIMLDGIRKR; via the coding sequence TTGAAACAAAGAATACTTGCCGAGGCCCGGCAGGAGATTTACAAGTCCGGCTTCCGCTTTACAATGGCGGATATGGCGAAGCGCTGCGGGCTCAGCACCAAAACGATCTACCAGGTGTATTCGTCCAAAGAAGAGCTGATTCTGGATATGGTTCGGCTGGCCATTGATGAGCTCGCGCAGACTGAGCAGTCGATCGTGAGTGATCCGAAGCTGGGAACAATGGATAAGCTGAGAGCCTTGCTCGTCCTTTTTCCGCGCGACTTTCAGTTCTTCGATATCAAGCGTCTGCACGAGCTGCAGCGTTATTACCCGAATGTATGGAGCATTGTGGATTCTTTTTTGACGGAACAATGGGATGGTGTGACCCAAATGCTGGCGGCGGCTCAGGCTGAAGGACTGCTTGAAGATTTCAATAAAGTTCTGTTCATTCAGCTGTACATCGGGGGGCTGTACCGGTTAATGGAGCAATCCTCCGCGGGCGGGATCACGATAACGCTCAGACAAGCGCTGGACGAAATGGTTGACATTATGTTAGACGGGATAAGGAAGAGGTGA
- a CDS encoding glutathionylspermidine synthase family protein — protein MTEPVFQWLEHPGEDRASRVEELGRLGFAWADLEDEEYWLDGVAVMREDTYRELEEASSRLWAILDKTARYIHRRHDLYALLAIPEVLWEMLDSAPLAPPGLISRYARFDFAIDETGSIKLLELNADTPTGYVEASIATPWICAQAGIPTVNGRMPELVAAAWGEERPDTAACVNYGSHLEDSGTIEALVRHSGLAIQCVDCLELTIEDGTVRDGQGRVIHRMFALYPKEWMAVDEGGDALAYAVETGQLTLFNPPHSILLQSKGLMAAVWGMYELGFLFSEEERETIAKYILPTYNKPVFSGNFVSKSMFGREGGSVRMYDESGSLELEDEDGFDSSVLFPSVYQKRAELARIHTSEGELHLLTGMFMINGRPCGLLGRGGGLITGNTSHFIAMGVRAIAQE, from the coding sequence ATGACGGAGCCTGTATTTCAGTGGCTGGAGCATCCCGGCGAAGACCGGGCCTCCAGAGTGGAGGAGCTGGGGCGTCTGGGCTTTGCCTGGGCAGACCTCGAGGACGAGGAATATTGGCTGGACGGAGTCGCCGTGATGAGAGAGGACACCTACCGGGAGCTTGAGGAAGCATCCTCCCGGCTGTGGGCCATTCTCGACAAGACCGCGCGCTATATTCACCGCAGGCACGACCTGTACGCGCTGCTCGCCATCCCGGAAGTGCTGTGGGAGATGCTGGACAGTGCGCCGCTCGCTCCGCCTGGGCTGATCAGCCGGTATGCGCGGTTTGACTTCGCTATTGATGAGACAGGCAGCATCAAGCTGCTGGAGCTGAACGCCGACACGCCGACCGGTTATGTGGAGGCGTCCATTGCAACACCATGGATATGCGCGCAGGCGGGCATTCCCACCGTGAACGGCAGGATGCCGGAGCTGGTCGCCGCGGCCTGGGGCGAAGAGCGGCCGGACACCGCGGCCTGCGTGAACTACGGAAGCCATCTGGAGGATTCCGGCACGATCGAAGCGCTGGTCCGTCACAGCGGACTCGCGATCCAATGCGTCGACTGCCTGGAGCTTACCATTGAAGATGGAACGGTAAGAGACGGGCAGGGCCGTGTGATTCACCGGATGTTCGCTCTGTACCCGAAAGAGTGGATGGCGGTGGATGAGGGCGGCGACGCCTTGGCGTATGCTGTCGAGACCGGCCAGCTCACGCTGTTTAATCCGCCGCACAGCATTTTGCTTCAGTCCAAAGGGCTGATGGCAGCAGTCTGGGGCATGTATGAGCTGGGCTTTTTGTTCAGCGAAGAAGAGCGGGAGACCATCGCCAAATATATTCTGCCTACGTACAACAAGCCGGTGTTCTCGGGAAACTTCGTGTCCAAATCGATGTTCGGCCGCGAAGGCGGCTCTGTGCGTATGTATGACGAATCCGGCAGCCTGGAGCTTGAGGATGAGGACGGCTTCGACAGCAGCGTGCTGTTCCCTTCCGTCTATCAGAAGAGGGCGGAGCTGGCGAGGATTCATACCTCTGAGGGCGAGCTGCATCTGCTTACGGGCATGTTCATGATCAACGGCCGGCCCTGCGGACTGCTGGGGCGGGGCGGCGGGCTCATTACCGGAAATACAAGCCATTTTATTGCTATGGGAGTGAGAGCAATTGCGCAAGAATAA
- a CDS encoding DUF350 domain-containing protein, with protein sequence MTVVINILVSVIFIIALQLLGMLIFSWMTPFKDMEELKNGNVAVGLALGGKFLATAIILGVAAYTNSSIWFMVLWFAVGYICLVAAYWIFELVTIGFKISDHLKQGNVAVGTLLCFVFIGTAFAVSSLII encoded by the coding sequence TTGACGGTCGTTATCAATATTCTGGTTAGTGTCATTTTCATCATCGCGCTTCAATTGCTGGGGATGCTGATCTTCAGCTGGATGACCCCGTTCAAAGATATGGAGGAGCTGAAGAACGGCAATGTTGCCGTAGGTCTGGCGCTTGGCGGGAAATTTCTGGCGACCGCGATAATTCTCGGTGTGGCGGCCTATACAAACTCCTCAATCTGGTTTATGGTGCTCTGGTTCGCTGTCGGCTATATCTGTCTGGTGGCGGCGTACTGGATTTTCGAGCTGGTCACGATCGGCTTTAAAATCTCCGACCATCTGAAGCAGGGCAATGTCGCGGTGGGAACGCTGCTGTGCTTTGTTTTTATTGGAACCGCGTTTGCGGTCAGCAGTCTGATTATTTAA
- a CDS encoding SRPBCC family protein — protein MEDNRGNNLPDVVQTVVINAPIGKVWEKVSTAEGIAQWFMPNDFQAEVGHEFHLQSPFGPTPCKVTELDPPNSLAFTWDTEGWTVSFYLKELGDQTEFTLIHGGWKQPDELIGKANEKSSVIHGRMAGGWAAIVQERLKKAVEA, from the coding sequence ATGGAAGACAACCGGGGGAACAATCTGCCGGACGTGGTGCAGACCGTTGTTATCAATGCGCCGATCGGCAAGGTATGGGAAAAAGTATCGACAGCGGAGGGGATCGCGCAGTGGTTTATGCCAAACGACTTTCAAGCGGAGGTCGGCCATGAATTTCATCTGCAGTCGCCATTCGGCCCGACGCCGTGCAAGGTAACGGAGCTTGATCCGCCGAACAGTCTGGCCTTTACCTGGGATACTGAAGGCTGGACCGTTTCTTTTTACTTGAAAGAGCTGGGCGATCAGACGGAGTTTACGCTGATTCACGGCGGGTGGAAGCAGCCGGACGAGCTCATCGGCAAAGCGAACGAGAAAAGCTCGGTCATTCATGGCCGGATGGCGGGCGGCTGGGCAGCCATTGTGCAGGAGCGGCTGAAAAAGGCGGTCGAGGCTTAA
- a CDS encoding copper amine oxidase N-terminal domain-containing protein: MRTGRLAAVVLAAALGWGASTAFGAEVSPILLNYKNLDLASKATVSAGTTWVPLKTFAMDMGYSVVWNQASKTAVLTRPRRQITVTAGSKVAKVNGTAFQLAKPVRIVAGTVYIPLVSGTGALGGRIGRDPDRGNVNIIDEARFVTAAVPDMTYWVSQHTGEVYISPSASGQPALLGKLPLIESSYMHNLEIKTVARGTHLLVLSDNHYAMFNNFSNVYQALIRDGKIVKQMDFHLMAPAYSEDPKVSSTQLYIRDDDSVQYINGDGSFGRLYDIEALTGQGGKFTVEYAAPDALILRFIDTSHLYLIQNRTDAAVNLNKELVTPEDWKDWEKSDGQDPYVLARMLILTKRDGNRLTLTYRSLANDKSRTVMYSLSPG; the protein is encoded by the coding sequence ATGAGAACTGGCAGACTGGCGGCCGTTGTTCTGGCTGCGGCGCTCGGTTGGGGTGCGAGTACAGCGTTTGGTGCCGAGGTTTCCCCGATTTTGCTGAATTATAAGAATTTGGATCTTGCAAGCAAGGCAACCGTCTCGGCGGGAACAACATGGGTCCCTCTCAAAACCTTTGCAATGGATATGGGATATTCGGTCGTATGGAACCAGGCATCCAAAACGGCCGTTTTGACGCGTCCAAGGCGGCAGATTACCGTAACGGCTGGCTCCAAAGTCGCCAAAGTGAATGGAACCGCATTTCAGCTTGCGAAGCCGGTACGCATTGTAGCAGGCACCGTCTATATTCCGCTTGTAAGCGGAACAGGCGCGCTGGGAGGAAGAATCGGGCGTGATCCGGATAGAGGCAATGTGAATATCATCGACGAGGCGCGGTTTGTCACGGCCGCCGTCCCTGATATGACGTATTGGGTATCGCAGCATACAGGCGAAGTCTACATCTCCCCTTCCGCCTCGGGACAGCCGGCGCTTCTGGGCAAGCTGCCTCTGATTGAATCATCGTATATGCATAATCTGGAGATAAAGACAGTGGCCCGGGGAACGCATTTGCTTGTGTTAAGCGACAACCACTACGCCATGTTCAATAATTTCAGCAATGTATACCAGGCGTTAATCCGGGACGGCAAAATCGTTAAGCAGATGGACTTTCATCTCATGGCTCCGGCCTATTCGGAAGATCCGAAGGTCTCGTCCACGCAGCTGTATATAAGAGACGACGACAGCGTGCAGTATATTAACGGCGACGGCAGTTTCGGCAGGCTGTATGACATAGAGGCGCTTACCGGACAGGGCGGCAAGTTCACCGTCGAATATGCAGCTCCCGATGCGCTGATCCTCCGCTTCATCGATACGTCGCACTTGTATTTAATTCAAAACCGCACGGATGCCGCCGTCAATCTGAACAAGGAACTGGTTACGCCCGAAGATTGGAAGGACTGGGAGAAGTCCGACGGCCAAGACCCCTACGTGCTAGCAAGAATGCTTATTCTGACCAAGCGCGACGGGAACCGGCTGACACTGACGTACCGTTCGCTTGCGAACGACAAGAGCAGAACGGTGATGTACAGCTTGTCGCCCGGATAA
- a CDS encoding xanthine phosphoribosyltransferase — MKVLEERIRQEGQILSDTVLKVDSFLNHQVDTGLALEIGKEFGRIFGGRPITKVLTIEASGIQFAMAASIALSVPFVYAKKKKAVTLSEQVYSAPVHSFTRQESYQVCISQKYLGPGDKVLIVDDFLATGAALVGLVDIVREAGAELLGVGCVIEKCFQEGRGLLEEMGVEVHSLARISAMAPGEVHFIENEEITGGLSKTKDAREMTAPAAVQEAQQA, encoded by the coding sequence ATGAAAGTATTGGAAGAACGCATTAGACAGGAAGGACAGATCTTGTCCGATACGGTGCTGAAGGTGGACTCGTTCCTGAATCATCAGGTCGATACCGGCCTGGCGCTTGAAATCGGGAAGGAATTCGGCCGGATCTTCGGCGGCAGACCGATCACCAAGGTGCTGACGATCGAGGCGAGCGGCATCCAGTTTGCCATGGCGGCGTCAATTGCGCTAAGCGTACCGTTTGTGTATGCCAAGAAGAAGAAAGCTGTGACCCTCTCTGAGCAGGTCTATTCGGCGCCGGTTCACTCGTTCACGCGTCAGGAATCGTATCAGGTCTGCATTTCGCAAAAATATCTCGGCCCCGGCGACAAAGTGCTCATCGTCGACGATTTCCTCGCCACGGGCGCGGCCCTGGTGGGCCTGGTCGATATTGTGCGTGAAGCGGGAGCCGAGCTGCTGGGCGTCGGCTGCGTCATCGAGAAGTGCTTTCAGGAAGGCCGCGGGCTGCTGGAGGAGATGGGCGTGGAGGTTCATTCCCTGGCCCGGATTTCGGCGATGGCGCCGGGAGAAGTGCATTTTATCGAAAATGAGGAAATCACCGGGGGCCTTTCGAAGACGAAGGATGCCCGGGAAATGACGGCTCCGGCCGCCGTGCAGGAAGCGCAGCAGGCCTGA
- a CDS encoding DMT family transporter translates to MHWLLLLAAIVSEVAGTTFMKLSMGFTKLVPSVLLAVCYLISLTLLNLALKGVSVSVAYAIWSGAGTALVAGIGWVLFGERMSLIKIICILLIIAGVAGLNLAEGRREAGNSGSPQLEAQLSKETGVSKDGL, encoded by the coding sequence ATGCACTGGTTGCTGCTGCTTGCCGCAATAGTCTCAGAGGTGGCCGGGACCACATTCATGAAGCTGTCCATGGGTTTTACGAAGCTTGTGCCTTCCGTTCTGCTCGCGGTCTGTTATCTGATTAGCCTGACCCTGCTTAATTTGGCGCTGAAAGGTGTCTCCGTCAGTGTCGCCTACGCGATCTGGTCCGGCGCGGGAACCGCTTTGGTGGCAGGGATCGGCTGGGTACTGTTCGGTGAACGAATGTCGCTTATCAAAATCATTTGCATCCTGCTCATCATCGCGGGTGTAGCGGGGCTGAACCTGGCGGAAGGAAGACGCGAAGCCGGGAATTCCGGTAGCCCGCAGCTCGAGGCTCAGCTCTCCAAGGAAACCGGCGTTTCAAAAGATGGCCTATGA
- a CDS encoding Gfo/Idh/MocA family protein, with amino-acid sequence MSTIKWGIIGPGGIAQDFAEAMKQYGGTLYAVGSRSVDKAQSFAEKFGVSKAYCDYHEMLQDPEIDAVYVSTPHSNHYEYIIESLKQGKHVLAEKAITVNITQLREIAALAEEKGLIVAEAMTIYHMPLYAKLREILDSGKIGPLKMIQVSFGSHKEYDVNNRFFSKDLAGGALLDIGTYALSFARYFLSEQPHEVLTTVKPFETGVDEQSGIILKNKANEMAVVALTMRAKMPKRGVVAGENGFITVDNFPRASKAVIQYLDGTTETVEAGETEAALEYEIKHMEQAIQSGGSPTLQLSLDVMDIMSNVRGQWGITYPFE; translated from the coding sequence TTGAGTACAATCAAATGGGGCATTATTGGGCCGGGCGGAATCGCCCAAGACTTCGCCGAAGCGATGAAGCAATACGGCGGCACGCTGTATGCTGTAGGATCTCGAAGTGTGGATAAAGCGCAGAGCTTCGCCGAAAAGTTCGGAGTCTCCAAAGCCTACTGTGATTATCACGAAATGCTGCAGGACCCTGAAATCGACGCCGTCTACGTCTCCACGCCGCACAGCAATCACTATGAATATATAATTGAAAGCCTGAAACAGGGCAAGCACGTGCTTGCGGAGAAGGCGATCACTGTCAATATCACCCAGCTGCGGGAAATTGCAGCTTTGGCCGAAGAGAAAGGGCTGATCGTGGCGGAAGCGATGACGATCTACCACATGCCTTTGTACGCCAAGCTCCGGGAAATTCTGGACAGCGGCAAAATCGGCCCGCTCAAAATGATCCAGGTCTCCTTCGGCAGCCATAAGGAATACGACGTGAACAATCGGTTCTTCAGTAAAGATCTGGCCGGGGGAGCGCTGCTCGATATCGGCACCTATGCCCTGTCATTCGCCCGATACTTCCTGTCCGAGCAGCCGCATGAGGTGCTTACTACCGTCAAGCCGTTCGAGACCGGCGTCGATGAGCAGTCGGGCATTATTCTGAAGAACAAGGCCAACGAAATGGCCGTCGTCGCACTGACGATGCGCGCCAAAATGCCGAAAAGAGGCGTCGTCGCTGGAGAAAACGGCTTTATCACGGTCGATAACTTCCCCCGTGCCTCCAAAGCTGTCATTCAATATCTGGACGGTACGACGGAAACGGTTGAAGCCGGAGAGACGGAAGCGGCGCTCGAGTATGAAATCAAGCATATGGAGCAGGCGATCCAGTCGGGCGGCAGCCCTACGCTTCAGCTGTCCCTGGACGTGATGGATATTATGAGCAATGTCAGAGGGCAGTGGGGCATCACCTATCCTTTTGAATAA